In Rhodamnia argentea isolate NSW1041297 chromosome 4, ASM2092103v1, whole genome shotgun sequence, the following proteins share a genomic window:
- the LOC115756328 gene encoding diacylglycerol O-acyltransferase 1A isoform X1: protein MAVMDTLESTGTVQTVAACPSVDTDPSPPLRRRRRDAGGGAASCAGSEPNAPDADGMAKESRDGDSGAKSACYDDGDRAGGVDGPAESANSASNGKDSDDKAGKGEGRGRDSVVKFAYRPSAPAHRTVKESPLSSDNIFKQSHAGLFNLCIVVLVAVNGRLIIENLMKYGWLIKSGFWFSSTSLGDWPLLMCCLTLPIFPLSAFTVEKLAQHKYLPEPVIVCLHIIITTASLLYPVLVILRCDSAVLSGVTLMLFACIVWLKSVSYAHTNYDIRSLAKSVEKGDAVPNSLNLEYPYDISFKNLVYFMVAPTLCYQLSYPRSPCVRKAWVARQVVKLVIFTGVIGIIIEQYINPIVQNSQHPLKGNLLYAIERVLKLSVPNLYVWLCMFYCFFHLWLNILAELLHFGDREFYKDWWNAKTVEEYWRMWNMPVHKWMVRHIYFPCLRNGIPKGVAVVIAFLVSAVFHELCIAVPCHIFKFWAFIGIMFQVPLVLITNYLQNKYNNSMVGNMVFWFIFCILGQPMCLLLYYHDLMNRKGQIN, encoded by the exons ATGGCGGTTATGGACACGCTCGAGAGCACGGGCACAGTCCAGACCGTCGCCGCCTGCCCCAGCGTCGACACGGATCCGAGCCCCCCTCTCCGCAGGAGGCGCCGCGACGCCGGCGGAGGGGCCGCCTCCTGTGCCGGATCGGAGCCGAACGCCCCCGACGCTGACGGCATGGCCAAGGAATCGCGCGACGGCGACTCCGGGGCCAAATCGGCTTGCTACGACGACGGGGATCGTGCTGGCGGCGTCGACGGCCCGGCGGAATCGGCGAATTCCGCCAGCAACGGGAAGGATTCGGACGACAAGGCTGGGAAAGGAGAAGGCCGAGGGCGGGATTCGGTGGTGAAGTTCGCTTATCGACCCTCGGCTCCAGCTCACCGGACAGTGAAAGAGAGTCCTCTTAGCTCTGATAATATATTCAAGCAG AGCCATGCGGGTCTCTTCAACCTCTGCATAGTGGTGCTTGTTGCAGTTAACGGCAGACTTATCATCGAGAACCTGATGAAG TATGGATGGTTAATTAAATCAGGTTTCTGGTTTAGTTCCACATCATTAGGAGATTGGCCGCTTCTCATGTGTTG TCTTACTCTACCGATTTTCCCCCTTTCTGCTTTTACCGTGGAAAAGTTGGCACAACATAAGTATCTTCCAGAGCCA GTTATTGTCTGTCTCCACATTATTATTACGACAGCCTCCCTCCTTTATCCAGTTCTTGTGATCCTCAG ATGTGATTCCGCTGTTCTATCAGGTGTCACACTGATGCTTTTTGCCTGCATTGTGTGGCTAAAATCGGTATCATATGCTCACACAAACTATGACATTCGGTCTCTTGCCAAATCGGTGGAGAAG gGTGATGCCGTTCCTAATtctttgaatttggagtatccTTACGATATTAGCTTCAAGAATTTGGTCTACTTCATGGTTGCTCCTACATTATGTTACCAG CTCAGCTATCCTCGCAGTCCATGTGTTCGAAAGGCTTGGGTTGCTCGCCAAGTTGTCAAGTTAGTAATATTCACAGGAGTCATAGGGATTATCATTGAACAG TATATTAATCCTATAGTCCAGAACTCACAACACCCTCTGAAAGGAAACCTTTTATATGCCATTGAGAGGGTTTTGAAGCTTTCTGTTCCGAATCTATATGTGTGGCTCTGCATGTTCTACTGTTTCTTCCACCTCTG GTTAAATATACTTGCagaacttcttcattttggcgACCGCGAATTCTATAAAGACTGGTGGAATGCAAAAACAGTGGAGGAG TACTGGAGAATGTGGAATATG CCTGTTCACAAATGGATGGTTCGCCACATATATTTTCCTTGCTTGAGAAATGGGATACCGAAG GGAGTTGCTGTTGTGATTGCCTTTTTGGTGTCTGCCGTCTTCCATGAG TTGTGCATCGCAGTCCCTTGCCACATATTCAAGTTTTGGGCATTTATTGGCATTATGTTCCAG GTACCTCTGGTGCTGATCACCAATTACCTTCAAAATAAGTACAACAACTCAATG GTGGGGAATATGGTCTTCTGGTTCATATTCTGCATTCTCGGCCAACCGATGTGCCTCCTGTTGTACTATCACGACTTGATGAACCGCAAAGGgcaaatcaattga
- the LOC115756328 gene encoding diacylglycerol O-acyltransferase 1 isoform X2, giving the protein MAVMDTLESTGTVQTVAACPSVDTDPSPPLRRRRRDAGGGAASCAGSEPNAPDADGMAKESRDGDSGAKSACYDDGDRAGGVDGPAESANSASNGKDSDDKAGKGEGRGRDSVVKFAYRPSAPAHRTVKESPLSSDNIFKQSHAGLFNLCIVVLVAVNGRLIIENLMKVIVCLHIIITTASLLYPVLVILRCDSAVLSGVTLMLFACIVWLKSVSYAHTNYDIRSLAKSVEKGDAVPNSLNLEYPYDISFKNLVYFMVAPTLCYQLSYPRSPCVRKAWVARQVVKLVIFTGVIGIIIEQYINPIVQNSQHPLKGNLLYAIERVLKLSVPNLYVWLCMFYCFFHLWLNILAELLHFGDREFYKDWWNAKTVEEYWRMWNMPVHKWMVRHIYFPCLRNGIPKGVAVVIAFLVSAVFHELCIAVPCHIFKFWAFIGIMFQVPLVLITNYLQNKYNNSMVGNMVFWFIFCILGQPMCLLLYYHDLMNRKGQIN; this is encoded by the exons ATGGCGGTTATGGACACGCTCGAGAGCACGGGCACAGTCCAGACCGTCGCCGCCTGCCCCAGCGTCGACACGGATCCGAGCCCCCCTCTCCGCAGGAGGCGCCGCGACGCCGGCGGAGGGGCCGCCTCCTGTGCCGGATCGGAGCCGAACGCCCCCGACGCTGACGGCATGGCCAAGGAATCGCGCGACGGCGACTCCGGGGCCAAATCGGCTTGCTACGACGACGGGGATCGTGCTGGCGGCGTCGACGGCCCGGCGGAATCGGCGAATTCCGCCAGCAACGGGAAGGATTCGGACGACAAGGCTGGGAAAGGAGAAGGCCGAGGGCGGGATTCGGTGGTGAAGTTCGCTTATCGACCCTCGGCTCCAGCTCACCGGACAGTGAAAGAGAGTCCTCTTAGCTCTGATAATATATTCAAGCAG AGCCATGCGGGTCTCTTCAACCTCTGCATAGTGGTGCTTGTTGCAGTTAACGGCAGACTTATCATCGAGAACCTGATGAAG GTTATTGTCTGTCTCCACATTATTATTACGACAGCCTCCCTCCTTTATCCAGTTCTTGTGATCCTCAG ATGTGATTCCGCTGTTCTATCAGGTGTCACACTGATGCTTTTTGCCTGCATTGTGTGGCTAAAATCGGTATCATATGCTCACACAAACTATGACATTCGGTCTCTTGCCAAATCGGTGGAGAAG gGTGATGCCGTTCCTAATtctttgaatttggagtatccTTACGATATTAGCTTCAAGAATTTGGTCTACTTCATGGTTGCTCCTACATTATGTTACCAG CTCAGCTATCCTCGCAGTCCATGTGTTCGAAAGGCTTGGGTTGCTCGCCAAGTTGTCAAGTTAGTAATATTCACAGGAGTCATAGGGATTATCATTGAACAG TATATTAATCCTATAGTCCAGAACTCACAACACCCTCTGAAAGGAAACCTTTTATATGCCATTGAGAGGGTTTTGAAGCTTTCTGTTCCGAATCTATATGTGTGGCTCTGCATGTTCTACTGTTTCTTCCACCTCTG GTTAAATATACTTGCagaacttcttcattttggcgACCGCGAATTCTATAAAGACTGGTGGAATGCAAAAACAGTGGAGGAG TACTGGAGAATGTGGAATATG CCTGTTCACAAATGGATGGTTCGCCACATATATTTTCCTTGCTTGAGAAATGGGATACCGAAG GGAGTTGCTGTTGTGATTGCCTTTTTGGTGTCTGCCGTCTTCCATGAG TTGTGCATCGCAGTCCCTTGCCACATATTCAAGTTTTGGGCATTTATTGGCATTATGTTCCAG GTACCTCTGGTGCTGATCACCAATTACCTTCAAAATAAGTACAACAACTCAATG GTGGGGAATATGGTCTTCTGGTTCATATTCTGCATTCTCGGCCAACCGATGTGCCTCCTGTTGTACTATCACGACTTGATGAACCGCAAAGGgcaaatcaattga